The following proteins are co-located in the Rippkaea orientalis PCC 8801 genome:
- a CDS encoding GAF domain-containing protein, whose product MDKLHDFLFRLAELSNLLEEPISLEQGLEEVTKLTAQILQTERCSIMLLSNPEDSPSQETSLRVFTHYGNLPPCAYQEVTKLNQGIAGYVAATGKSLFIKDLYQSEFVTVAHYLDDKHKSLISVPILLAKQVVGVINVSHSLKPSDFEEDDLKLLEMLALFVGKSLHISHLQSIMRSKFIELAVARDLTETKIEADIMVHPNPTKLAKIVAKSFFKELTQAGFGPNQVIAIATEVLNLLQESLDRHKKRRERD is encoded by the coding sequence ATGGATAAATTACATGATTTCCTATTTCGTTTGGCGGAACTGTCCAATTTATTGGAGGAACCCATTAGCCTGGAACAGGGTTTAGAAGAAGTGACAAAATTGACGGCTCAAATTCTTCAAACTGAACGCTGTTCGATTATGCTATTATCAAACCCTGAAGATTCTCCAAGTCAAGAGACTTCTTTGCGGGTTTTTACCCATTATGGCAATTTGCCCCCATGTGCTTATCAGGAAGTAACAAAACTTAATCAAGGAATAGCCGGTTATGTGGCTGCCACTGGAAAATCTTTATTCATTAAGGATCTCTATCAATCTGAATTTGTGACAGTAGCCCATTATCTTGATGATAAGCATAAAAGTTTGATATCTGTTCCTATTCTTTTGGCTAAACAAGTGGTAGGAGTCATTAATGTTAGTCATTCTCTAAAGCCATCTGATTTTGAGGAAGATGATTTAAAATTATTAGAGATGTTGGCTCTATTTGTGGGGAAATCTCTCCACATTTCTCACCTACAATCGATTATGCGTTCTAAGTTCATTGAATTAGCGGTAGCACGAGATTTGACGGAAACAAAAATAGAAGCAGATATTATGGTTCATCCCAACCCGACAAAATTAGCTAAAATAGTGGCTAAATCCTTTTTTAAAGAACTCACTCAAGCAGGGTTTGGACCTAATCAAGTGATTGCTATTGCCACAGAAGTTCTCAACTTATTACAAGAAAGTCTTGATCGTCATAAAAAACGCAGAGAAAGAGATTGA
- a CDS encoding RNA-guided endonuclease InsQ/TnpB family protein: MTERAYRFRFYPTTEQENLLRRTMGCVRLVYNKALATRTGGWYEKQERIGYEQTSSLLTEWKKQEDLEFLNDVSCVPLQQCLRHLQTAFTNFWGQRAKYPNFKKKRNGGSAEFTRSAFKWKDGKLFLAKSKDPLNIVWSRYIPQDCSPSTVTVKLDPSGRWFVSILVKDSTIKPLPKTGKKVGIDVGVTSFITTSEGEKVANPQQFKRLYKKLKRKQSCLSRKTKGSNNRYKACLEVAKVHAQIKDARTDFLHKLTTKLVRENDLIVIEDLAIRNMVKNPKLARSISDAAWGEFNGQLEYKCQWYGKELIKIDRYFPSSKRCGNCGHIIDKLPLNIRQWECPNCGANHDRDINASQNILAAGLAVSVCGASVRPEESKSRKATALKQKPKL; the protein is encoded by the coding sequence ATGACAGAACGTGCCTATCGCTTTCGATTTTACCCAACCACCGAGCAAGAAAATTTGTTGCGACGGACAATGGGATGCGTCCGCTTAGTCTACAACAAGGCTTTAGCAACACGCACCGGAGGATGGTATGAAAAACAAGAACGAATAGGCTACGAACAGACATCAAGCTTGTTAACCGAATGGAAAAAGCAAGAAGATTTAGAGTTTCTTAATGATGTTAGCTGTGTTCCATTACAGCAATGTTTAAGACATCTTCAGACAGCTTTTACCAACTTTTGGGGCCAACGAGCCAAGTATCCTAACTTCAAAAAAAAACGAAATGGAGGTAGTGCCGAGTTTACCCGTTCTGCATTCAAGTGGAAAGATGGTAAGCTATTTTTAGCTAAAAGTAAAGACCCTTTAAATATTGTTTGGAGTCGCTATATTCCTCAAGATTGCAGTCCATCAACGGTAACAGTTAAGCTTGACCCATCAGGGCGTTGGTTTGTCTCGATTTTAGTCAAAGATTCAACTATCAAACCTTTGCCCAAGACAGGTAAAAAAGTAGGGATTGATGTAGGAGTAACTAGCTTCATTACTACCAGCGAAGGAGAAAAAGTAGCCAATCCTCAACAATTTAAACGCTTGTACAAAAAGCTAAAAAGAAAGCAATCATGCTTGAGTCGGAAAACCAAAGGCTCAAATAACCGATATAAAGCTTGTCTTGAAGTAGCTAAAGTTCACGCTCAAATTAAAGATGCGCGTACCGATTTTCTTCACAAACTGACGACTAAACTTGTCCGAGAAAATGACTTAATTGTTATCGAAGATTTAGCCATTAGAAATATGGTTAAAAATCCTAAGTTAGCTCGGTCAATTAGTGACGCTGCTTGGGGAGAATTTAATGGACAATTAGAGTATAAATGTCAATGGTACGGGAAGGAATTAATTAAGATTGACCGCTATTTTCCTAGTAGTAAACGATGTGGAAATTGTGGTCACATAATTGACAAACTACCGTTAAATATTCGTCAATGGGAATGTCCCAACTGTGGGGCTAACCATGACCGAGATATTAACGCCAGTCAAAACATTTTGGCCGCAGGGCTTGCGGTGTCAGTCTGTGGAGCGAGTGTAAGACCCGAAGAGAGTAAATCTCGCAAGGCAACTGCATTGAAGCAGAAACCTAAGTTGTGA
- a CDS encoding histone deacetylase, which yields MNNDYFTIIYSDDFLNHKTGAFHPECPERLTAIVKGLKEVAWCDRLSWISPTPITQRDVIPYVNKIHTTAYIQRVEQIATSGGGMLDMDTPVSPQSYDIALLAVSAWLDGVDQVLNNHHPAFALVRPPGHHAIKETGMGFCLFSNAAIAAYYSLEHSQVKRVAILDWDVHHGNGTEAIVENNANIAYCSLHQFPCYPGTGKASDRGNYNNVLNIPMAAGSTLTEYQTAFKSQVMPFLKNFNPDFLIVSAGYDANQADPLAEISLQPSDYTLFTQDLLTLTHRILFGLEGGYDLEALAKSVVATIEPCLINID from the coding sequence ATGAATAATGACTATTTTACGATAATTTATTCTGACGATTTTTTGAACCATAAAACAGGAGCTTTTCATCCAGAATGTCCTGAACGGTTGACGGCTATTGTTAAGGGTTTAAAAGAAGTTGCTTGGTGCGATCGTTTGTCTTGGATTTCCCCAACGCCTATTACTCAACGCGATGTTATCCCCTATGTTAACAAAATTCATACTACCGCTTATATTCAACGGGTAGAACAGATAGCTACATCAGGGGGAGGAATGCTGGATATGGATACTCCCGTTTCTCCCCAAAGCTATGATATTGCGTTATTAGCGGTTAGTGCTTGGTTAGATGGGGTTGACCAAGTATTAAACAATCATCATCCGGCTTTTGCGTTAGTCCGTCCTCCTGGCCATCATGCCATCAAGGAGACGGGAATGGGATTTTGTCTGTTTTCTAACGCAGCGATCGCAGCTTACTATAGTTTAGAACATTCCCAAGTCAAACGAGTGGCGATCCTTGATTGGGATGTCCATCATGGCAATGGAACCGAAGCTATTGTGGAAAATAACGCCAATATCGCCTATTGTTCCCTGCATCAATTTCCCTGTTACCCCGGAACCGGAAAAGCCAGCGATCGCGGAAACTATAATAATGTGCTCAATATCCCTATGGCTGCCGGAAGTACCCTAACCGAGTATCAAACCGCTTTTAAGAGTCAAGTCATGCCCTTTTTAAAGAACTTTAACCCCGATTTTCTCATCGTGAGTGCCGGGTACGATGCCAACCAAGCTGATCCCTTAGCCGAAATTTCTCTACAGCCTTCTGATTATACCCTATTTACCCAAGATTTGCTCACTTTAACCCATCGGATTCTCTTTGGGTTAGAAGGGGGTTATGATTTAGAAGCTTTAGCAAAATCGGTTGTAGCCACCATTGAACCTTGCTTGATCAACATCGATTGA
- the petL gene encoding cytochrome b6-f complex subunit PetL: MSAFTVIAFAGYLIVFTGITLGLYFGLRSAKII, encoded by the coding sequence ATGTCTGCTTTTACCGTTATTGCCTTTGCAGGATATCTAATTGTCTTTACAGGGATTACCCTAGGATTGTATTTTGGTCTACGGAGTGCCAAAATCATTTAG